One stretch of Prunus persica cultivar Lovell chromosome G1, Prunus_persica_NCBIv2, whole genome shotgun sequence DNA includes these proteins:
- the LOC18789191 gene encoding patatin-like protein 2: MERTKSIPLQPPTYGNLITVLSIDGGGIRGLIPGTILAFLESELQKLDGEDARLADYFDVIAGTSTGGLVTAMLTAPDENNRPLFAANDIKEFYLNECPKIFPQNTCPLFPHVTKIIKALTGPKYNGKYLHSLVRQKLGDKKLHQTLTNVVIPTFDIRNLQPTIFSSFEVNHKPCFDALLSDICIGTSAAPTYLPAHYFETKDGEGNVKEFNLIDGGVAANNPTLLAIGEVTKAIIKGSSDFFPIKPMDYGRFLVISLGTGSPKDEVKYNAHDAAKWGMLNWLTSGGSTPIINVFSYSSADMVDLNLSVVFQALHSEKNYLRIQDDKLQGDVASVDVATEKNLDSLVKVGEGLLKQPVSRVNLETGKFEACNHETNEEALTRFAKLLSEEKWLRLARSPQGHTPKPN, translated from the exons ATGGAAAGAACCAAAAGTATACCCCTGCAGCCTCCAACTTATGGAAACCTAATCACTGTTCTAAGCATTGACGGGGGTGGAATAAGAGGGCTTATCCCAGGAACTATCCTTGCTTTCCTAGAATCCGAGCTTCAG AAGCTGGATGGTGAGGATGCAAGACTGGCAGATTATTTTGATGTGATTGCAGGAACAAGTACAGGTGGTCTTGTGACTGCCATGCTCACAGCCCCGGATGAGAACAACCGTCCTCTGTTCGCTGCCAATGATATTAAGGAATTCTACCTTAATGAGTGCCCTAAAATCTTCCCCCAGAATAC GTGTCCGTTGTTTCCTCATGTTACAAAGATTATCAAAGCTCTAACAGGACCAAAATACAACGGGAAGTATCTACATAGCCTGGTGAGGCAAAAACTGGGTGACAAAAAACTGCACCAAACATTGACTAACGTTGTGATTCCTACATTTGACATAAGGAATCTCCAGCCAACAATTTTTTCCAGCTTTGAG GTGAACCATAAGCCATGCTTTGATGCCTTACTCTCCGACATATGCATTGGAACCTCAGCAGCACCAACTTATCTTCCAGCTCATTATTTCGAAACCAAGGACGGTGAAGGAAACGTTAAAGAATTTAACCTTATCGATGGTGGAGTGGCTGCAAATAATCCG ACTTTGCTTGCTATTGGTGAAGTGACAAAGGCAATAATCAAGGGGAGCTCCGACTTCTTCCCTATAAAACCTATGGACTACGGCCGATTTCTGGTGATATCATTAGGAACTGGCTCACCAAAAGATGAGGTGAAGTACAATGCACATGATGCAGCTAAATGGGGCATGTTGAATTGGTTAACCAGCGGTGGTTCCACCCCAATCATTAATGTTTTCAGCTACAGTAGCGCAGATATGGTTGATCTTAACCTTTCTGTGGTTTTCCAAGCCCTTCACTCCGAGAAAAACTACCTTCGAATTCAG GATGACAAGCTACAAGGGGATGTAGCTTCTGTGGATGTAGCAACAGAGAAGAATTTGGACAGTCTTGTGAAAGTCGGTGAAGGCCTATTGAAACAGCCAGTTTCCAGGGTTAATTTGGAGACAGGCAAATTTGAGGCTTGTAATCATGAAACTAATGAAGAGGCTCTTACAAG GTTTGCAAAACTACTCTCCGAAGAGAAGTGGCTTCGTCTTGCAAGGTCTCCCCAGGGACATACTCCAAAACCCAACTGA
- the LOC18793531 gene encoding patatin-like protein 2 isoform X2, with amino-acid sequence MLATPDENNRPVFAAKDIKDFYLTHCPKIFPQKHCPIFPYTTKIIKALAGPKYDGKYLHDLVGQKLGDKKLHQTLTNVVIPTFDIKQLQPTIFSSYEVKHKPGFDAKLSDICIATSAAPTYLPAHYFETMDPEGNVREFNLIDGGVAANNPTLLAIGEVTKTIIKGSSDFFPIKPMDYARFLVISLGTGSAKAEFKYHALSAAKWGLLDWLTSGGGTPIIDVFSQSSADMVDYHLSVVFQALHSENNYLRIQDDTLTGHVSSVDIADKKNLDDLLIVGEGLLKKPVSRVNLETGRVEPSKHESNEEALTRFAKLLSEEKWLRLARSPHGHTPKPKPNY; translated from the exons ATGCTTGCAACCCCAGACGAGAACAACCGCCCTGTGTTTGCTGCCAAAGATATTAAGGACTTCTACCTTACTCACTGCCCCAAAATCTTCCCCCAGAAACA CTGTCCAATATTTCCTTATACTACAAAGATTATCAAAGCTCTAGCAGGACCAAAATACGATGGGAAGTATTTGCATGACTTGGTTGGGCAGAAACTTGGTGACAAAAAACTGCACCAGACATTAACTAACGTTGTCATTCCAACATTTGACATAAAGCAGCTCCAACCAACAATCTTTTCCAGCTATGAG GTGAAACATAAGCCAGGCTTCGATGCTAAACTCTCAGACATATGCATTGCAACCTCAGCAGCACCTACTTATCTCCCAGCCCATTATTTTGAAACCATGGACCCAGAAGGGAATGTAAGAGAATTTAACCTCATCGATGGTGGTGTGGCTGCAAATAATCCG ACTTTACTTGCTATTGGTGAAGTGACAAAGACAATAATCAAGGGGAGCTCagattttttccctataaagcCCATGGACTATGCAAGGTTTCTAGTGATATCATTAGGAACAGGCTCAGCAAAAGCTGAGTTCAAATACCATGCACTTTCTGCAGCCAAGTGGGGCTTGTTAGATTGGTTAACCAGCGGTGGTGGAACCCCAATAATTGATGTTTTCAGTCAATCAAGTGCTGATATGGTCGATTATCACCTTTCTGTTGTTTTCCAAGCCCTCCACTCAGAAAATAATTACCTTCGAATTCAG GATGACACGTTAACCGGGCATGTATCTTCTGTGGACATAGCCGATAAGAAGAATTTGGATGATCTTCTGATAGTTGGTGAAGGCTTGTTGAAAAAACCAGTTTCCAGGGTTAATTTGGAGACTGGCAGGGTAGAGCCTTCAAAACATGAGTCTAATGAAGAGGCTCTCACAAG GTTTGCAAAACTATTATCGGAAGAGAAGTGGCTTCGCCTTGCAAGGTCACCCCACGGAcatactccaaaaccaaaacccaactactga
- the LOC18793271 gene encoding patatin-like protein 2 yields the protein MPSLSSQMERARSFLQSPTYGNIVTVLSIDGGGIRGIIPGTILKFLESELQKLDGEEARLADYFDVIAGTSTGGLVTAMLTTPDENNRPLFAAKDINDFYLEHCPKIFPQDSNYTLIGEAMDMVKAVSGPKYDGKYLHKIVKEILGDIRLSDTLTNVIIPTFDIKRLQPMVFSSYEEKKNTSINALLSDICIGTSAAPTYLPAHHFETKTSTGESRDFDLIDGGVAANNPALVAISEVTKEIHQGNSDFFAIRSTEYGRFLVISLGTGSAKSEEKYNADDAAKWGLLGWLTKGGSTPLVDVFTQASSDMVDFHLATVFRALDCEKNYLRIQDDTLEKTVSSVDIATQENLNNLVKVGEELLKKPVSRVNLQTGIYEPAHQDTNEEALVRVAQILSREREVRELRSPHGKAVTDSNSN from the exons ATGCCTTCTCTTTCATCTCAAATGGAGAGAGCAAGATCATTTCTTCAGTCTCCCACTTACGGGAACATCGTCACTGTTCTGAGCATTGATGGAGGTGGAATTAGAGGGATTATTCCCGGAACTATACTCAAATTCCTAGAATCCGAGCTTCAG AAGCTGGATGGTGAAGAAGCAAGGCTTGCAGATTACTTTGATGTGATTGCAGGGACTAGCACTGGCGGGCTTGTGACTGCCATGCTTACTACCCCAGATGAAAATAATCGACCCTTGTTTGCTGCTAAAGACATTAATGATTTTTATCTCGAACACTGTCCTAAAATCTTCCCCCAAGACAG CAACTATACATTGATTGGTGAGGCCATGGACATGGTAAAAGCTGTGTCAGGACCAAAGTATGATGGAAAGTATTTACATAAGATAGTGAAGGAAATATTAGGAGACATACGATTAAGTGACACGTTAACAAACGTTATAATCCCAACTTTTGATATAAAGCGGCTCCAACCAATGGTCTTCTCCAGCTATGAG GAGAAAAAGAACACTAGCATAAATGCTTTACTGTCGGATATATGCATTGGGACTTCAGCAGCCCCAACCTATCTCCCAGCGCACcattttgaaacaaaaacttCCACTGGTGAATCAAGAGATTTCGATCTCATTGATGGTGGCGTTGCTGCTAACAACCcg GCTTTGGTTGCTATAAGCGAAGTGACAAAAGAAATCCACCAGGGAAATTCTGACTTCTTTGCTATAAGGTCAACTGAGTATGGTCGGTTCTTAGTGATATCGTTGGGTACTGGTTCAGCAAAATCTGAAGAGAAATATAATGCCGATGATGCAGCTAAATGGGGTCTTTTGGGATGGTTGACGAAAGGGGGTTCCACTCCATTGGTAGATGTATTTACTCAAGCAAGTAGTGACATGGTCGATTTCCACCTTGCTACTGTTTTTCGAGCTCTTGACTGTGAGAAAAATTACCTCCGAATTCAG GATGATACATTGGAGAAAACAGTATCTTCAGTGGATATTGCTACGCAAGAAAACTTGAATAACCTTGTAAAAGTTGGAGAGGAATTGTTGAAGAAACCAGTTTCGAGGGTGAATTTGCAAACTGGTATCTATGAGCCTGCTCATCAGGATACAAATGAAGAAGCTCTCGTAAG GGTGGCGCAAATTCTGTCCAGGGAAAGGGAGGTCCGTGAACTGAGATCACCACATGGAAAGGCTGTAACTGACAGCAACTCCAACTGA
- the LOC18793002 gene encoding patatin-like protein 2, giving the protein MEVERTKLGTLKAPTHGKFITVLSIDGGGIRGIIPGIIVAFLESELQKLDGEEARVADYFDVVAGTSTGGLLTIMLTAPNDNNRPMYAAKDIKSFYFDNGPKIFPQGSWPLAKMIKAVLGPRYDGKYLHNLLKQKLGNTRCQQTLTNVVIPTFDIKRLQPTIFSSFEVKSKPHLNALLSDIGIGTSAAPTYFPAHYFETKDSAGKVENFNLVDGGVAANNPTLIAIGEVTKEIHRKNPDFNSIKAADHYGRLLVLSLGTGSPKVEEKYTANEASRWGVFGWLVSDHSTPLVDAFTQASADLVDFHMSVVFKSLESEKNYLRIQDDTLKGTVSSVDNSTKENLENLAKIGEELLKKPVSNVNLETGSFGPSKCETNEQALTRFAKLLSQEKHLRDQASSS; this is encoded by the exons ATGGAGGTGGAAAGAACAAAGTTAGGAACCCTAAAAGCTCCTACTCATGGAAAGTTCATTACAGTTCTCAGCATTGATGGAGGTGGAATTAGAGGAATTATTCCAGGAATTATAGTTGCCTTCTTAGAGTCCGAGTTACAG AAGCTAGATGGTGAGGAAGCAAGAGTTGCAGATTACTTCGATGTAGTTGCAGGGACCAGCACAGGTGGTCTGTTGACCATCATGCTAACTGCACCCAATGACAACAATCGCCCTATGTATGCTGCCAAAGATATAAAGTCCTTCTATTTTGATAACGGCCCTAAAATTTTTCCTCAAGGGAG TTGGCCACTTGCCAAAATGATCAAAGCAGTGCTTGGACCAAGGTACGATGGCAAGTATCTCCATAATCTCCTTAAGCAAAAACTGGGAAACACAAGATGTCAACAAACATTGACCAACGTTGTAATCCCAACTTTTGACATCAAGCGACTCCAGCCCACCATCTTCTCCAGCTTTGAG GTGAAGAGCAAGCCACACCTCAATGCCTTACTGTCAGATATAGGTATTGGAACTTCCGCTGCCCCAACTTATTTTCCTGCCCACTATTTTGAAACCAAAGACTCTGCAGGAAAGGTGGAAAATTTCAATCTTGTTGATGGTGGTGTAGCTGCTAACAATCCG ACTTTAATTGCTATTGGAGAAGTGACAAAAGAGATTCACAGGAAAAACCCAGATTTCAATTCTATAAAAGCAGCTGATCATTATGGTAGACTACTGGTACTATCACTGGGAACAGGTTCTCCTAAAGTTGAAGAGAAGTACACTGCAAATGAAGCATCCAGATGGGGAGTGTTTGGTTGGTTAGTAAGTGACCATTCTACCCCATTAGTTGATGCCTTCACTCAAGCAAGTGCAGATTTAGTAGACTTTCATATGTCTGTGGTTTTCAAAAGCCTGGAATCCGAAAAAAATTACCTTCGAATTCAG GATGATACATTGAAAGGGACAGTGTCCTCTGTTGATAATTCCACGAAGGAGAATCTGGAAAATCTTGCAAAGATTGGAGAAGAGTTGCTGAAGAAACCGGTGTCAAATGTGAATTTAGAGACGGGTAGTTTTGGACCGTCGAAATGTGAGACCAATGAACAGGCTCTTACAag GTTTGCAAAGCTGCTCTCTCAAGAGAAGCACCTTCGTGATCAAGCCTCATCATCTTAG
- the LOC18793531 gene encoding patatin-like protein 2 isoform X1, which produces MNRSKSIPLQAPTYGNLITVLSIDGGGIRGLIPGTILGYLEAELQKLDGEDARIADYFDVIAGTSTGGLVTAMLATPDENNRPVFAAKDIKDFYLTHCPKIFPQKHCPIFPYTTKIIKALAGPKYDGKYLHDLVGQKLGDKKLHQTLTNVVIPTFDIKQLQPTIFSSYEVKHKPGFDAKLSDICIATSAAPTYLPAHYFETMDPEGNVREFNLIDGGVAANNPTLLAIGEVTKTIIKGSSDFFPIKPMDYARFLVISLGTGSAKAEFKYHALSAAKWGLLDWLTSGGGTPIIDVFSQSSADMVDYHLSVVFQALHSENNYLRIQDDTLTGHVSSVDIADKKNLDDLLIVGEGLLKKPVSRVNLETGRVEPSKHESNEEALTRFAKLLSEEKWLRLARSPHGHTPKPKPNY; this is translated from the exons ATGAACAGAAGCAAGAGTATACCTTTGCAGGCCCCAACCTATGGAAACCTCATCACCGTTTTAAGCATCGATGGGGGTGGAATAAGAGGGCTTATCCCTGGAACCATCCTTGGTTACCTTGAAGCTGAGCTTCAG AAACTGGATGGTGAAGATGCAAGAATCGCTGACTATTTCGATGTGATTGCAGGAACAAGCACTGGTGGCCTTGTAACTGCCATGCTTGCAACCCCAGACGAGAACAACCGCCCTGTGTTTGCTGCCAAAGATATTAAGGACTTCTACCTTACTCACTGCCCCAAAATCTTCCCCCAGAAACA CTGTCCAATATTTCCTTATACTACAAAGATTATCAAAGCTCTAGCAGGACCAAAATACGATGGGAAGTATTTGCATGACTTGGTTGGGCAGAAACTTGGTGACAAAAAACTGCACCAGACATTAACTAACGTTGTCATTCCAACATTTGACATAAAGCAGCTCCAACCAACAATCTTTTCCAGCTATGAG GTGAAACATAAGCCAGGCTTCGATGCTAAACTCTCAGACATATGCATTGCAACCTCAGCAGCACCTACTTATCTCCCAGCCCATTATTTTGAAACCATGGACCCAGAAGGGAATGTAAGAGAATTTAACCTCATCGATGGTGGTGTGGCTGCAAATAATCCG ACTTTACTTGCTATTGGTGAAGTGACAAAGACAATAATCAAGGGGAGCTCagattttttccctataaagcCCATGGACTATGCAAGGTTTCTAGTGATATCATTAGGAACAGGCTCAGCAAAAGCTGAGTTCAAATACCATGCACTTTCTGCAGCCAAGTGGGGCTTGTTAGATTGGTTAACCAGCGGTGGTGGAACCCCAATAATTGATGTTTTCAGTCAATCAAGTGCTGATATGGTCGATTATCACCTTTCTGTTGTTTTCCAAGCCCTCCACTCAGAAAATAATTACCTTCGAATTCAG GATGACACGTTAACCGGGCATGTATCTTCTGTGGACATAGCCGATAAGAAGAATTTGGATGATCTTCTGATAGTTGGTGAAGGCTTGTTGAAAAAACCAGTTTCCAGGGTTAATTTGGAGACTGGCAGGGTAGAGCCTTCAAAACATGAGTCTAATGAAGAGGCTCTCACAAG GTTTGCAAAACTATTATCGGAAGAGAAGTGGCTTCGCCTTGCAAGGTCACCCCACGGAcatactccaaaaccaaaacccaactactga
- the LOC18790943 gene encoding patatin-like protein 2: MERTDSIVVPPRYGKMITILSIDGGGIRGLIPATILSFLESELQKLDGEDARIADYFDVVAGTSTGGLVTAMLTTPNENDRPLFSAKDISDFYMNHCPKIFPQKKFPLFRYTRKIIKALGGPKYDGKYLHGLIRQKLGDTKMDQTLTNVVIPTFDIKNLQPTVFSSFRVRHKPSYNALLSDVCIGTSAAPTFLPAHYFETKDEFGQTREFNLIDGGVAANNPTLLAICEVTNEIKKANPDFFPVKPVDYGRFLVISLGTGTSKAELKYNSHTAAKWGLLNWLTSGGTTPIINVFSQASADMVDLHLSGVFQALHSEDYYLRIQDDTLRGTVSSVDVATKKNLSRLVTVGEGLLKERVSRVNLDSGRFEASDRETNEEALRRVAKLLSEEKRLRQETLNNGLASSSH; this comes from the exons atgGAAAGAACCGACAGTATCGTAGTTCCCCCAAGATATGGAAAGATGATCACAATTCTCAGCATCGATGGCGGCGGCATAAGAGGGCTTATCCCCGCAACCATCCTCTCTTTCCTCGAATCCGAACTTCAG AAGCTGGACGGTGAGGATGCAAGAATCGCCGACTACTTTGATGTGGTTGCAGGAACAAGCACAGGTGGTCTTGTGACGGCCATGCTCACAACCCCAAATGAGAATGACCGCCCACTGTTTTCTGCCAAAGATATTAGCGACTTTTACATGAATCACTGCCCTAAAATCTTCCCCCAAAAGAA GTTTCCTTTGTTTCGTTATACTAGAAAGATCATCAAAGCTCTGGGAGGACCAAAATACGATGGCAAGTATCTACATGGCTTGATTAGGCAAAAACTGGGCGACACAAAGATGGACCAAACATTGACTAATGTTGTCATTCCCACATTTGACATCAAGAATCTCCAGCCCACTGTCTTCTCCAGCTTTAGG GTAAGGCATAAGCCAAGCTACAATGCCTTGCTCTCTGACGTATGCATTGGAACCTCAGCAGCACCAACTTTTCTTCCAGCTCACTATTTTGAAACCAAGGACGAATTTGGACAAACTAGAGAATTTAACCTCATAGATGGTGGCGTGGCTGCAAATAATCCA ACTTTACTTGCTATTTGTGAAGTAACAAACGAAATAAAGAAGGCGAATCCGGACTTCTTTCCTGTGAAACCAGTGGACTATGGACGATTTCTGGTGATATCATTAGGAACTGGCACATCAAAAGCTGAACTGAAATACAATTCACATACTGCAGCCAAATGGGGCCTCTTGAACTGGTTAACCAGCGGTGGCACCACCCCAATCATCAACGTGTTCAGTCAAGCAAGTGCCGATATGGTTGATCTTCACCTTTCTGGAGTTTTCCAAGCCCTCCACTCAGAGGATTACTATCTTCGAATTCAG GATGACACGCTTCGTGGGACGGTGTCTTCTGTGGATGTAGCCACAAAGAAGAACTTGTCCCGTCTTGTCACAGTTGGAGAAGGCCTATTGAAAGAACGAGTTTCCAGGGTTAATTTGGACAGTGGCAGGTTTGAGGCTTCTGATCGTGAGACGAATGAAGAGGCTCTTagaag GGTTGCAAAACTACTCTCTGAGGAGAAGCGTCTTCGCCAAGAAACGTTGAATAATGGGCTTGCTTCAAGCTCCCactga